The Fodinibius salicampi DNA window CGCCCCCGTAGTGCTTGGCCATCACCGTCGTGATCGCGGCCGTCAGGGTCGTCTTCCCGTGGTCTACGTGACCTATCGTTCCTATGTTTACATGCGGCTTATTCCGCTGGTATGTCTCTTTTGCCATGATTACAGTGTTTACAGTTAAATGTTTAACATAACATCATTTGACTTCGCAGCGCTTCGTGAGCCGTTAGTCGGATTTGAACCGACGACCCCTTCCTTACCATGGAAGTGCTCTACCCCTGAGCTATAACGGCTTGAGGATGCGAATCCCGTTGGGATGAGCGGGCGACCGGAGTCGAACCGGCAACATTCACCTTGGAAGGGTGACACTCTACCAATTGAGTTACGCCCGCTTAGACCTATATAGAAATCAAAAGCAAACCCCTAACCAAATCCGGCGATGTTTACTTTAGTGGGGGGAGCAGGATTCGAACCTACGAAGGCTTGCGCCAACAGATTTACAGTCTGCCCCAGTTGGCCACTTTGGTATCCCCCCAGGAATACAACA harbors:
- a CDS encoding GTP-binding protein; its protein translation is MAKETYQRNKPHVNIGTIGHVDHGKTTLTAAITTVMAKHYGG